The following are from one region of the Hymenobacter sp. YIM 151858-1 genome:
- a CDS encoding alpha/beta hydrolase, translating into MLLLVANEYAVARPSRRTADIAYVAANAPDFDAERHRLDVYAPRRRAAAGHPVVVFIHGGNWNSGRKEIYRFIGRHLTKQGVVAVVINYRLSPQVQVPAMANDCARAVLWTKEHIKEFGGDPERIYLMGHSAGGGLAALLATNNALFAQLGLKENPVRGVILNDPAGLNMYSYLLKKQYPDDSQYMVAFGNKPEGWRQVSPYYYLTPKSPPFLIFVGGETYGSIASSSEDFRQRLTELGHRPGFTVMEGKKHVPMVLQLYWKNNLIYRQLLPFVGAKPQPEHLGSAQGQP; encoded by the coding sequence TTGTTGCTGCTTGTAGCCAACGAGTACGCCGTGGCACGGCCCAGCCGCCGCACGGCCGACATTGCTTACGTAGCCGCCAACGCGCCCGACTTCGACGCCGAACGGCACCGGCTGGATGTGTACGCCCCCCGTCGGCGGGCCGCAGCTGGGCACCCGGTGGTAGTATTCATCCACGGGGGCAACTGGAACAGCGGCCGCAAAGAAATTTACCGCTTTATCGGGCGGCACCTCACTAAGCAAGGCGTAGTGGCCGTGGTTATCAACTACCGACTTTCGCCGCAGGTGCAGGTACCCGCCATGGCCAACGACTGTGCCCGCGCCGTGCTGTGGACCAAAGAACACATCAAGGAGTTTGGTGGCGACCCTGAGCGCATCTATCTGATGGGCCATTCGGCCGGAGGCGGATTAGCCGCCCTGCTCGCCACCAACAATGCGCTCTTCGCCCAGCTAGGTCTGAAAGAAAACCCCGTACGCGGCGTCATCCTCAACGACCCCGCCGGCCTGAACATGTACTCGTACTTGCTGAAGAAGCAGTACCCCGACGACTCGCAGTACATGGTGGCTTTCGGCAACAAGCCCGAAGGCTGGCGGCAGGTGTCGCCGTACTACTACCTCACGCCCAAAAGTCCGCCGTTTCTCATCTTCGTGGGCGGCGAAACCTACGGCTCCATTGCCAGTAGCAGCGAGGATTTTCGGCAGCGGCTGACGGAGTTGGGCCACCGGCCGGGCTTTACCGTGATGGAGGGCAAAAAGCACGTGCCCATGGTGCTGCAGCTGTATTGGAAAAACAACCTGATTTACCGGCAACTGCTGCCCTTTGTGGGGGCTAAGCCACAGCCCGAGCACCTAGGTTCTGCCCAGGGCCAACCCTAG
- a CDS encoding PAS domain S-box protein, with protein MVTPPPFPPDALFPEAPSDCTALLDALPWGVLVLNQDGIICRVNPMAARWCKAQPDALLGQSLAQAPLPPALATALERLLAAGDTPPDVWLPHARQWVSLRLGPAPAGQRWVFWEDVTDRHRAQATQQRSSQLLLDMESVAHMGSYEAGLTTGSFYFSDGLYHLFGEEPQSFEVTLEVIDARSHPDDAAAVRQVLDQAVATRQPYTYRRRIRRTDGQWRTLEAHGEVRCDAAGTPTGLRGLVQDVTERVQAEQALQQNQALLRRSIDSSLDLVQVFEAVRDEQGQVVDFTWVLNNAAAEQVYGNVIGQRLCQRNPGVIEEGIFDTFRQVLETGVPDQRERHYRHEQFDGWFYQSVVKLDDGVATTTRNITARKQAEQELRESKTLLQDVIDAPHIGIAVYRAVRNEAGAVVDFVHEYINRASRDMLGEDVTGRLFTEHGKNARVQLPHFREVLETGQRNSYVHEAQFRGRQMWFAITNTPLDGERLVHTWEDVTERQQAEAEILRLKDELARQATDNYHALLAATTQGFCRLQLLFDETGQHAVDFRYLEFNPAFVQHSGLPAEARGKTVRELVPDLEPRWFEVYGRVARTGQAERLEYHVDQLGRWFDAHAFRIGPAEARQVGVLFNDVTERKRRELNVALLAEVSHDLSVLSASDDIMQAVTKRVGAYLALSGCYFVDVDDIGGILTVNQGWSAAEVQSLKQSYRLDEYLTEEYRQSQRAGEVFIMRNTAQDERSNAESYASIQVGSFVTVPFLQEGKWVGHIAVTSREPREWRPDEIGLLQEITARVFPRIERARAEAALRASEEKYRTLFENIDEGFALYEVLLDERGQAVDILYHEANPAFARQSGARDVVGRKASELFPNTELPWMDTLTRVYQTGVGERMEDYHADTDRWFSLYYARVGSEGSPLIAVVFRDITERKRREANLAFIAGLMSDFAPLSTVEEVMELAGQRLTEHLQLVHCFCVAVDAEAGECTVLHHAHPAGLPTMTGTYPLATFHTEEDNQRLAAGQPMIVSDVDDGQRPAAQAAAYRAIGVRALVNTPYVAEGRWLFDLGVCRSEPGAWAPDDIGLLQEVAARVWLRLERARAEEALRESEAKYRTIFESIDESFCLQELVVNEHEQVVDLVYRETNGAFARHTGLADANGRKASELMPNLEQSWLDALTRVYQTGEPLHTEGYQAHLDRWFTMQCTRVGGPGSRRVAGVFNDITERKRHEQRQAFLLQLSDALRPLADPVAMQRAAMRVLGEFLAADRVYYVDIEPDYEHWVVADNYVREGVPPLIGRGRVEDFGWAGQELRAGRLVRIADAETDPNLSEAARAECRAVNLAALLAVPLLKEGRWVASFAAQHLTPRKWSGDDVALIQEAAERTWAAVERARAEAALHDAQERLQIAVEAAEMGTWYLDLTNDPSSYRSLRHDQIFGYDSSQSAWGQEIARHHVLEDDRAAFDAGFARALETGELQFEVRVRWADGSIHWMACHGRFYFDDQGRPVRGAGVNFDITARKQAEEGLRTSEAQLAQLNAQLEERVARRTQQLQENRDLLHAIAEALTFFVCAFKAVRDKQGRIVDLEYIFVNPAAEQVAGGRQLVGRRYSELFPEVESGGLLPSYRRVIETGERDDRELSYADGTLTGWFRSNATKLGDDGVLVIGEDITPRKRAEQERLRNLRLLEQAEAVAGLGSWDYELATGTLRWSEGMYHLFGLPVGSAVSPDYYLGAVLDENRDRAENLVRLLRAGEGFEETLRLRVAGEIKTVRLKAVALPDEAGQPARVLGVDLDISELQRLEADNLRLRLTQQLALFQAVQAAQEAERKRLAESLHNGIGQILYATKLRLDQLRAPLLGSAPALAAASAEADKLLSEAIHQTRALSHELVPMALEEFGLSAALHDIGRKMSTPHLHLRSHVELDQDAAPLTPALELALYRIAQELVQNIVKHAHGATAATLELETTPGWVLLRVEDNGAGFAPAATNRPGLGLRSIRDRVALLGGQLETGNAPTGGAYVRIRLPLPAQPPA; from the coding sequence ATGGTCACGCCTCCACCCTTTCCGCCCGACGCTTTATTCCCCGAAGCGCCGTCCGACTGCACCGCGCTGCTCGACGCGCTGCCCTGGGGCGTGCTTGTGCTCAACCAAGACGGCATCATCTGCCGCGTCAACCCGATGGCGGCCCGCTGGTGCAAGGCCCAACCCGACGCCCTACTCGGTCAATCCCTCGCCCAGGCACCCCTGCCGCCCGCTCTGGCCACCGCTCTGGAACGGCTGCTGGCCGCGGGCGATACGCCGCCCGACGTGTGGCTGCCCCACGCCCGGCAATGGGTGAGCTTGCGCCTGGGCCCCGCCCCGGCCGGGCAGCGCTGGGTGTTCTGGGAGGATGTTACGGACCGCCACCGCGCCCAGGCCACTCAGCAGCGCAGCAGCCAGCTGCTGCTCGACATGGAATCTGTGGCCCACATGGGCTCCTACGAGGCTGGCCTCACGACGGGAAGCTTTTACTTTTCCGACGGCCTGTACCACCTCTTCGGCGAAGAGCCCCAATCCTTTGAGGTCACGCTGGAGGTCATCGACGCCCGTTCGCATCCCGACGACGCGGCCGCTGTGCGTCAGGTGCTCGACCAGGCCGTGGCTACCCGGCAGCCCTATACCTACCGACGCCGCATCCGCCGCACCGACGGGCAGTGGCGCACCCTCGAAGCCCACGGCGAGGTGCGCTGCGACGCAGCTGGCACCCCCACCGGGCTGCGCGGGCTGGTGCAGGACGTTACCGAGCGGGTGCAGGCCGAGCAGGCCTTGCAACAAAACCAGGCGCTGCTGCGCCGCAGTATCGACAGCTCCCTGGATTTGGTACAGGTGTTCGAGGCCGTGCGCGACGAGCAGGGCCAGGTAGTCGATTTCACTTGGGTGCTGAACAACGCCGCCGCTGAGCAGGTGTACGGCAACGTCATCGGCCAGCGCCTGTGCCAGCGTAACCCCGGCGTCATCGAAGAAGGCATTTTCGACACTTTTCGGCAGGTGCTCGAAACCGGCGTGCCCGACCAGCGCGAGCGGCACTACCGGCACGAGCAGTTCGACGGCTGGTTTTACCAATCGGTGGTCAAGCTCGACGACGGCGTGGCCACCACCACCCGCAACATCACCGCCCGCAAACAGGCCGAACAGGAGCTGCGCGAAAGCAAAACCTTGCTCCAGGACGTCATCGACGCGCCCCACATCGGCATTGCCGTGTACCGGGCCGTGCGCAACGAAGCCGGTGCCGTCGTGGATTTCGTGCACGAGTACATCAACCGGGCCAGCCGCGACATGCTGGGCGAAGACGTCACCGGCCGGCTCTTCACCGAACACGGCAAAAACGCTCGGGTGCAACTCCCACATTTCCGCGAAGTCCTCGAAACCGGCCAGCGCAACAGCTACGTCCACGAAGCCCAGTTCCGGGGCCGCCAAATGTGGTTTGCCATTACCAACACCCCGCTCGACGGCGAACGGCTGGTGCACACCTGGGAAGATGTGACCGAGCGCCAACAGGCCGAAGCCGAAATCCTGCGCCTTAAGGACGAGCTGGCCCGCCAAGCCACCGACAACTACCACGCCCTGCTGGCGGCCACCACCCAGGGCTTCTGCCGGCTGCAGCTGCTCTTCGATGAAACCGGGCAGCACGCCGTCGATTTCCGCTACTTGGAGTTCAACCCGGCGTTTGTGCAGCACTCGGGCCTGCCGGCCGAGGCCCGGGGCAAAACCGTGCGCGAGCTGGTGCCCGACCTGGAGCCGCGCTGGTTTGAGGTGTATGGCCGCGTAGCCCGCACCGGGCAGGCCGAGCGCCTGGAGTACCACGTCGACCAGCTCGGGCGCTGGTTTGATGCGCACGCCTTCCGCATCGGGCCGGCCGAAGCCCGGCAGGTGGGCGTGCTCTTCAACGACGTCACCGAACGCAAGCGCCGCGAGTTAAACGTCGCTTTGCTGGCCGAGGTCAGCCACGACTTGTCCGTGCTCTCCGCGTCCGACGACATCATGCAGGCAGTTACCAAGCGCGTTGGAGCCTATCTCGCATTATCGGGCTGTTATTTTGTGGATGTCGACGACATCGGGGGAATACTAACGGTTAACCAAGGCTGGTCGGCCGCCGAGGTGCAAAGCCTGAAACAAAGCTACCGGTTGGACGAGTACCTCACCGAAGAATACCGTCAGTCGCAGCGCGCCGGCGAGGTGTTCATCATGCGCAACACCGCCCAAGACGAGCGCAGCAACGCGGAGAGTTACGCCAGCATTCAGGTCGGTAGTTTTGTAACCGTCCCCTTTCTGCAGGAGGGAAAATGGGTGGGGCATATCGCCGTTACCAGCCGTGAGCCCCGGGAGTGGCGACCCGACGAAATCGGGCTGCTGCAGGAAATTACGGCCCGTGTGTTCCCACGCATCGAGCGCGCCCGCGCCGAAGCCGCCCTGCGCGCCTCGGAAGAAAAATACCGCACCCTGTTCGAGAACATCGACGAGGGCTTCGCGCTCTACGAGGTACTCCTGGACGAACGGGGCCAGGCGGTCGACATCCTCTACCACGAGGCCAACCCCGCCTTTGCGCGGCAGTCGGGCGCGCGAGATGTCGTCGGCCGCAAAGCCAGCGAGCTGTTTCCCAACACAGAGCTGCCGTGGATGGACACCCTCACCCGCGTGTACCAAACCGGCGTTGGCGAACGGATGGAAGACTACCACGCCGACACGGACCGCTGGTTTAGCCTGTACTATGCGCGCGTCGGTAGCGAGGGCAGCCCGCTTATTGCCGTCGTGTTCCGCGACATCACCGAGCGCAAGCGCCGCGAGGCGAACCTGGCGTTTATAGCCGGCCTGATGAGCGACTTCGCGCCGCTGAGCACCGTGGAGGAGGTAATGGAGCTGGCGGGCCAGCGCCTGACCGAGCACTTGCAGCTGGTGCACTGCTTCTGCGTCGCCGTCGACGCGGAAGCCGGAGAGTGCACCGTGTTGCACCACGCCCACCCGGCCGGGCTGCCAACCATGACCGGCACGTATCCTCTGGCCACCTTCCACACCGAGGAAGACAACCAGCGGCTGGCGGCGGGCCAGCCCATGATTGTCAGCGACGTAGACGACGGCCAGCGCCCGGCCGCGCAGGCCGCGGCATACCGCGCCATCGGCGTCCGGGCGCTGGTGAATACGCCCTACGTGGCTGAGGGGCGCTGGCTGTTTGACCTGGGCGTGTGCCGTTCCGAGCCAGGCGCATGGGCGCCCGACGACATCGGGCTGCTGCAGGAGGTGGCGGCCCGGGTGTGGCTGCGGCTGGAACGTGCCCGCGCCGAGGAAGCCCTGCGCGAGTCGGAAGCAAAATACCGCACCATATTCGAATCCATCGACGAAAGCTTCTGCCTCCAGGAGCTGGTGGTGAATGAGCATGAGCAGGTGGTGGACCTCGTCTACCGGGAAACAAACGGCGCCTTCGCCCGGCACACCGGGCTGGCCGACGCCAACGGCCGGAAGGCCAGCGAACTGATGCCGAACCTCGAGCAAAGCTGGCTCGACGCCCTGACCCGCGTGTACCAAACCGGCGAGCCGCTCCACACCGAAGGCTACCAGGCCCACCTCGACCGCTGGTTCACCATGCAGTGCACGCGCGTAGGCGGGCCCGGGAGCCGCCGGGTGGCCGGCGTGTTCAACGACATCACCGAGCGCAAGCGCCACGAGCAGCGGCAGGCGTTTCTGCTGCAGCTCAGCGACGCGCTGCGCCCGCTCGCCGACCCGGTGGCCATGCAGCGGGCGGCGATGCGCGTGCTGGGCGAATTTCTGGCGGCCGACCGCGTGTATTACGTCGACATTGAGCCGGACTACGAGCACTGGGTGGTGGCCGACAACTACGTGCGCGAAGGCGTGCCACCGCTCATCGGCCGCGGCCGGGTGGAGGATTTTGGCTGGGCGGGCCAGGAGCTGCGCGCCGGCCGACTGGTGCGCATCGCCGACGCCGAAACCGACCCGAACCTAAGCGAGGCGGCGCGCGCCGAGTGCCGGGCGGTGAACCTGGCGGCCTTGCTGGCCGTGCCGCTCCTCAAAGAAGGACGCTGGGTGGCCTCCTTCGCCGCGCAGCACCTAACCCCGCGCAAGTGGAGCGGCGACGACGTGGCGCTGATACAGGAAGCCGCTGAGCGCACCTGGGCCGCCGTGGAACGCGCCCGTGCCGAAGCCGCCCTGCACGACGCGCAGGAGCGGCTGCAAATCGCCGTGGAAGCGGCCGAGATGGGCACCTGGTACCTGGACCTGACCAACGACCCTTCAAGCTACCGCAGCTTGCGCCACGACCAAATTTTCGGTTACGATAGCTCGCAGTCTGCCTGGGGACAGGAAATTGCCCGCCACCACGTGCTGGAAGACGACCGGGCGGCATTCGACGCCGGCTTTGCCCGCGCGCTGGAAACGGGCGAACTGCAGTTTGAGGTGCGGGTGCGCTGGGCCGACGGCAGCATCCATTGGATGGCCTGCCACGGGCGCTTCTATTTCGATGACCAGGGCCGGCCCGTGCGCGGGGCAGGCGTTAACTTCGACATTACCGCCCGCAAGCAGGCCGAGGAAGGCCTGCGCACCAGCGAGGCTCAACTGGCCCAGCTCAACGCCCAACTGGAGGAACGTGTGGCGCGGCGCACCCAGCAGCTGCAGGAAAACCGCGACCTGCTGCACGCCATTGCCGAGGCCCTTACCTTCTTTGTGTGCGCTTTCAAGGCCGTGCGCGACAAGCAGGGGCGCATCGTGGATCTGGAGTACATCTTCGTCAACCCCGCCGCCGAACAAGTAGCCGGTGGGCGGCAGCTGGTGGGCCGGCGCTATTCGGAATTGTTTCCTGAGGTGGAAAGCGGAGGCTTGCTGCCCTCTTACCGCCGCGTAATCGAAACCGGTGAGCGGGACGACCGGGAGCTGTCTTACGCCGACGGTACGCTCACGGGCTGGTTCCGTTCCAACGCCACCAAGCTCGGCGACGACGGCGTGCTGGTCATCGGCGAAGACATCACCCCCCGCAAGCGGGCTGAGCAGGAGCGCCTGCGCAACCTGCGCCTCTTGGAGCAGGCCGAAGCCGTGGCCGGCCTCGGCAGCTGGGACTACGAGCTGGCTACCGGCACCTTGCGCTGGTCCGAAGGCATGTACCACCTGTTCGGCTTGCCCGTGGGCAGCGCCGTGTCGCCCGACTACTACCTCGGGGCTGTGCTGGACGAGAATCGGGACCGGGCCGAAAACTTGGTGCGCCTACTCCGGGCCGGCGAAGGCTTTGAGGAAACGCTGCGCCTGCGCGTAGCCGGCGAAATTAAAACGGTGCGCTTAAAAGCCGTGGCGCTGCCCGACGAAGCCGGACAGCCCGCACGCGTGCTGGGCGTGGATCTGGATATTAGCGAGCTGCAGCGCCTTGAAGCCGACAACCTGCGCCTGCGTCTGACGCAGCAACTGGCTTTGTTTCAGGCCGTTCAGGCCGCTCAGGAGGCCGAGCGCAAGCGCCTGGCCGAAAGCCTGCACAACGGCATCGGCCAAATTCTTTACGCCACCAAGCTGCGCCTCGACCAACTTCGCGCCCCGCTGCTGGGGTCGGCCCCCGCCCTGGCCGCTGCCAGCGCCGAGGCCGACAAGCTGCTAAGCGAGGCCATTCACCAAACGCGGGCCCTCTCGCACGAGCTCGTGCCCATGGCGCTGGAAGAGTTCGGCTTGTCGGCGGCCCTGCACGACATCGGGCGCAAGATGAGCACCCCGCATTTGCACTTGCGCAGCCACGTCGAACTTGATCAGGATGCAGCTCCGCTGACGCCCGCCCTCGAGTTGGCCCTCTACCGCATTGCGCAGGAGCTGGTCCAAAACATTGTTAAGCACGCCCACGGTGCCACGGCGGCTACGCTGGAGCTGGAAACCACTCCGGGCTGGGTGCTGCTGCGGGTAGAAGACAACGGCGCGGGTTTTGCCCCGGCCGCCACAAACCGCCCCGGGCTTGGCCTGCGCAGCATCCGCGACCGGGTGGCCTTGCTTGGGGGCCAGCTGGAAACAGGCAACGCCCCCACCGGGGGTGCCTACGTGCGCATCCGCCTGCCCTTGCCTGCTCAACCGCCTGCATGA
- a CDS encoding thioredoxin family protein gives MKKAAYILPLLLVLALIVGFSTYMRTPGPGPGPDEGYKVGDKAIDFKLKNVDGKTMSLASNAGAKGYIVVFTCNTCPYAQAYESRIMALHQKYASQGYPVVAINPNDPQIAPGDSFEKMQERATEKKYAFPYLFDETQNVARTYGATRTPHVYILQRSGQDFKVAYIGAIDNNTEDGSAATERYVETAMAQLLAGQPVQTTSTKAIGCTIKWKKKA, from the coding sequence ATGAAGAAAGCAGCGTACATCCTCCCCCTGCTGTTGGTGCTGGCTCTGATAGTCGGCTTTAGCACCTACATGCGCACTCCCGGCCCCGGCCCTGGCCCCGATGAAGGCTACAAGGTTGGCGACAAAGCCATAGATTTCAAGCTGAAGAACGTGGATGGCAAAACGATGTCGTTGGCCAGCAACGCCGGCGCCAAAGGCTACATCGTGGTGTTCACCTGCAACACTTGCCCCTACGCCCAAGCCTACGAATCGCGCATTATGGCCCTGCACCAGAAATACGCCTCGCAGGGTTATCCGGTAGTGGCCATCAACCCCAACGACCCGCAAATTGCCCCCGGCGACTCGTTCGAGAAAATGCAGGAACGCGCCACCGAGAAGAAGTACGCTTTCCCCTACTTGTTCGACGAAACCCAGAACGTGGCCCGCACCTACGGCGCTACCCGCACCCCGCACGTGTACATACTGCAGCGCTCGGGTCAGGATTTTAAGGTGGCGTACATCGGCGCAATCGACAACAACACCGAAGACGGCAGCGCCGCCACCGAACGTTACGTGGAAACGGCCATGGCGCAACTGCTGGCCGGCCAGCCCGTGCAAACTACTTCTACCAAAGCCATTGGTTGCACCATCAAGTGGAAGAAGAAAGCCTAG
- a CDS encoding M1 family metallopeptidase has product MAPTTATTVPVEKGVSLQLAEQRKQLISNLGYQLQLSVPERKAEPVVASEVVSFNLKDASQPVQLDFKEKTDHLKRVVVNGKEVAIDHRDEHLVLPASALKRGPNTVQIEFVAGDLSLNRSDDFLYTLLVPDRARTVFPVFDQPNLKASFQLQLTVPQGWQALANGPVQDSTTTAGTKTYRFAPSDTISTYLFSFVAGKFTRLSREAGGRTMQLLHRETDPSKLQLSLGPIFQIHADALKFMEAYTGIPYPFRKFDFAAIPDFQYGGMEHVGAIDYKASTLFLDEGATQDQKIARSSLIAHETAHMWFGDLVTMQWFNDVWMKEVFANFMADKITQVAVEGSNYDLKFVTDHFPAAYGIDRTQGANPIRQELNNLQDAGSLYGNIIYHKAPIMMRQLERLMGEEAFRQGLQEYLRTYAHGNATWPDLISILDRRTPADLQAWNQVWVNQPGRPVIDYKLQTQGGKISQLELTQRAEDNSDRLWPQVFEVLLVYPNGTSKELTVNMNERQVQLAEAAGQPAPAFVLFNSSGLGYGVFPIDKQLLPNLGKLPNPVARAAAYISLYENMLNGRVLPPRQLLDLYRQQLPLEIEELNLKLLTGQLSDIYWKLLKPEERSALAPALEADLWRTMSQNSSANIRKLLFKSYQSVALTPAAQQRLYQVWDKQQAPTGVTLTEDDYTSLAQALAVRDYAADPQILTKQLARIKNPDRQKRLQFLMPALSPDVATRDAFFASLRDEHNREKEAWVLSALGALHHPLRQRTSEKYLPQSLELLEEIQLTGDIFFPYSWLQATLGNYQTASAAATVRSFLQAHPNYNPKLRAKLLQAADDVFRAEKLVQ; this is encoded by the coding sequence ATGGCGCCAACCACCGCTACGACTGTGCCCGTGGAGAAGGGCGTTTCGCTGCAGCTAGCTGAGCAACGCAAACAGCTCATCAGCAACCTAGGGTACCAACTGCAGCTAAGCGTACCCGAGCGCAAAGCCGAGCCGGTGGTTGCGTCGGAGGTGGTGTCGTTTAACCTTAAGGACGCCAGCCAGCCCGTGCAGCTCGACTTTAAGGAGAAAACTGACCACCTCAAGCGCGTGGTGGTGAACGGCAAAGAGGTTGCCATCGACCACCGCGACGAGCACCTGGTGCTGCCGGCCAGCGCGCTCAAGCGCGGCCCGAATACCGTGCAGATTGAGTTTGTAGCCGGTGATTTGTCGCTGAACCGCTCCGACGATTTCCTCTACACCTTGCTGGTGCCCGACCGCGCCCGCACGGTGTTCCCGGTGTTCGATCAGCCCAACCTGAAGGCCAGCTTTCAGCTGCAGCTTACGGTGCCGCAGGGTTGGCAAGCCTTGGCCAACGGACCGGTGCAGGATTCCACAACCACGGCCGGTACCAAAACCTACCGCTTCGCCCCTTCCGACACCATCAGCACCTACTTGTTCTCGTTTGTGGCGGGCAAGTTCACGCGGTTGTCGCGCGAGGCGGGTGGGCGCACCATGCAGCTGTTGCACCGCGAAACCGACCCCAGCAAACTGCAGCTTAGCCTAGGCCCGATCTTCCAGATTCATGCCGATGCGCTGAAGTTCATGGAGGCGTACACGGGCATTCCGTACCCCTTCCGCAAGTTCGATTTCGCGGCCATTCCCGACTTTCAGTACGGCGGCATGGAGCACGTGGGCGCCATTGACTACAAAGCCTCCACGCTGTTCCTCGACGAAGGCGCCACGCAGGATCAGAAGATTGCCCGCTCCTCGCTCATCGCCCACGAAACCGCCCACATGTGGTTTGGCGACCTGGTGACGATGCAGTGGTTTAACGACGTGTGGATGAAGGAGGTGTTTGCCAACTTCATGGCCGATAAAATCACGCAGGTGGCCGTAGAGGGCTCCAACTACGACCTCAAGTTCGTGACCGACCACTTCCCGGCCGCGTACGGCATCGACCGCACCCAGGGCGCCAACCCCATTCGGCAGGAGCTCAACAACCTGCAGGATGCCGGCTCGCTCTACGGCAACATCATCTACCACAAGGCGCCCATTATGATGCGGCAGCTCGAGCGGCTGATGGGCGAAGAAGCTTTCCGGCAGGGCTTGCAGGAATACTTGCGCACCTACGCCCACGGCAACGCCACCTGGCCCGACCTCATCAGCATCCTCGACCGCCGCACGCCCGCCGATTTGCAGGCCTGGAACCAGGTGTGGGTAAACCAGCCTGGCCGCCCCGTCATTGATTACAAGCTGCAAACCCAAGGCGGCAAAATCAGCCAGCTCGAACTCACGCAGCGCGCCGAAGACAACTCCGACCGCCTGTGGCCGCAGGTGTTCGAGGTGCTGCTGGTATACCCCAACGGCACCAGCAAGGAGCTGACCGTAAACATGAACGAGCGGCAGGTGCAGTTGGCGGAAGCGGCTGGCCAACCAGCTCCGGCGTTTGTCTTGTTCAACTCCTCGGGCCTAGGTTACGGGGTGTTCCCCATCGATAAGCAGCTGCTGCCCAACCTAGGCAAACTGCCGAACCCGGTGGCGCGGGCCGCGGCCTACATCAGCCTTTACGAGAACATGCTCAACGGCCGGGTGCTGCCCCCGCGTCAGCTCCTCGACCTGTACCGCCAACAGCTTCCCCTCGAAATCGAAGAGCTGAACCTGAAGCTGCTCACCGGCCAGCTTTCCGACATCTACTGGAAGCTGCTGAAGCCTGAAGAACGCTCTGCACTTGCCCCGGCGCTCGAAGCTGACTTGTGGCGTACCATGTCGCAAAACTCGTCGGCCAACATCCGCAAGCTGCTGTTCAAGAGCTACCAATCGGTTGCCCTCACACCCGCTGCCCAGCAGCGCCTGTACCAGGTTTGGGACAAGCAGCAGGCCCCTACTGGCGTTACGCTTACCGAAGACGATTACACCTCGCTGGCGCAGGCGCTGGCCGTGCGCGACTACGCTGCCGATCCACAGATTCTGACCAAGCAACTGGCCCGCATCAAAAACCCCGACCGCCAAAAGCGCCTGCAGTTTTTGATGCCCGCCCTCTCGCCCGACGTGGCCACCCGCGACGCGTTTTTCGCCTCGCTGCGCGACGAGCACAACCGCGAAAAGGAAGCGTGGGTGCTTTCGGCCCTAGGTGCGCTGCACCACCCCTTGCGCCAGCGCACCTCCGAGAAGTACCTGCCGCAAAGCCTCGAGCTGCTCGAAGAAATTCAGCTGACCGGCGACATCTTCTTCCCCTACTCCTGGCTGCAGGCTACCCTAGGTAATTACCAGACGGCCAGCGCAGCGGCCACAGTCCGGAGCTTTCTGCAGGCGCACCCCAACTACAATCCCAAGCTGCGCGCCAAGCTCCTGCAAGCCGCCGACGACGTGTTTCGGGCCGAGAAGCTAGTGCAGTAA
- a CDS encoding TlpA disulfide reductase family protein yields the protein MNRLRILFLLLLCLGAAPAWAQKVSVVKLPALQRVLARPTDTTYVINFWATWCKPCIEELPHFEKVRARYANQKVRVLLVSLDFPSKLEQKVKPFVKQQRLASTVWLLNETDANAYIDKVDPKWSGALPFTLLVNNKRKLRASFEKQLTEAELTQALRPFVRT from the coding sequence ATGAACCGTTTGCGTATTCTGTTTCTGTTACTACTCTGCCTAGGTGCCGCTCCGGCTTGGGCCCAAAAGGTATCGGTAGTAAAGCTACCCGCCTTGCAGCGCGTGCTGGCCCGCCCCACCGACACCACCTACGTCATCAACTTTTGGGCTACGTGGTGCAAGCCGTGCATCGAGGAGCTGCCGCACTTCGAGAAAGTGCGGGCGCGGTATGCCAACCAAAAAGTGCGGGTGCTGCTCGTTAGCCTCGATTTTCCATCGAAGCTCGAGCAGAAGGTGAAGCCTTTCGTGAAGCAGCAGCGCCTGGCTTCTACGGTGTGGCTGCTCAACGAAACCGATGCCAATGCTTACATTGATAAGGTAGACCCAAAGTGGTCGGGTGCGCTGCCGTTTACGCTGCTCGTCAATAACAAGCGCAAGCTGCGCGCTTCCTTCGAGAAGCAGCTTACCGAAGCCGAGCTAACCCAGGCATTGCGCCCGTTTGTGCGGACCTAG